The following are encoded in a window of Ruminiclostridium herbifermentans genomic DNA:
- a CDS encoding ABC transporter permease, whose protein sequence is MDTLYYLIQNTLPVAIPLLLVALGGMFSERSGVINIALEGIMLFGAFFGCLCVFFIQDTAINAQLMLLIGMIIAAVGGFIYSMLLSIAAVNLKADQTISGTALNMLIPAIILLFSKMFFNSDGITTDVNFYIKKVPVLGDIPVIGKMLFQNTYITVYIGIVALIISTIVFYKTKFGLRLRACGEHPHAADSVGINVYFMRHAGVGISGILGGTGGFFYAVGVMNGNANGHTGVAGFGFLALAVMIFGQWKPIKIMFAALFFAFLRTIAYSVSLIPFLSALNINSTFYKMLPYIATMVVLAFTSKRSRAPKAEGIPYDKGLR, encoded by the coding sequence ATGGATACTTTATATTATTTAATACAAAATACGCTTCCGGTTGCCATCCCTTTACTATTGGTGGCACTGGGCGGTATGTTCAGTGAACGCAGTGGTGTAATTAATATAGCGCTGGAAGGTATAATGTTATTTGGTGCATTTTTTGGCTGCTTATGTGTTTTCTTTATACAGGATACTGCAATTAATGCGCAGTTAATGCTGCTTATCGGTATGATTATTGCAGCAGTTGGAGGCTTTATTTATTCGATGCTGTTGTCAATTGCGGCTGTAAATTTGAAAGCAGACCAGACAATTAGTGGAACAGCTCTTAATATGCTGATTCCAGCTATTATACTTCTATTTTCTAAAATGTTTTTTAACAGTGACGGTATAACAACGGATGTGAATTTTTACATTAAAAAAGTTCCTGTACTAGGTGACATACCTGTTATTGGTAAAATGTTGTTCCAAAATACTTATATTACTGTGTATATAGGAATTGTCGCACTTATTATATCCACTATTGTGTTTTATAAAACAAAGTTTGGCTTGCGCCTTCGTGCATGTGGTGAACATCCTCATGCAGCTGACTCGGTTGGTATAAATGTTTATTTTATGCGCCATGCTGGTGTGGGTATTTCTGGAATACTTGGCGGCACTGGAGGATTTTTCTACGCAGTAGGTGTAATGAATGGCAATGCAAATGGTCATACAGGTGTTGCAGGATTTGGATTTCTTGCACTTGCAGTAATGATATTCGGACAATGGAAGCCAATTAAAATAATGTTTGCAGCTTTGTTCTTTGCATTTCTGAGAACCATAGCTTATTCTGTTTCGCTAATTCCATTTTTGTCGGCATTGAATATAAATAGTACTTTTTATAAGATGCTTCCATATATCGCAACTATGGTTGTACTTGCGTTTACATCGAAAAGGTCAAGAGCGCCTA
- a CDS encoding ABC transporter permease: MQNNTVSSSKAFNLKKLTNSKGFSAFTAALLAILMGLIFGFIIMLIASPANSIAGFQTVLFGGLNRIGDVFYFATPILMTGLSVGFAFKMGLFNIGASGQYTMGMFFALYVGFMWDLPDSIHWVVCIIAGMVGGLIWGFIPGILKALLNVNEVITSIMFNYIGMYLVDMLVQSNSTMYISSKTRTAYLPQSAQIPTLGIKNSGVNVAIFIGIAFAIILYIVLNKTIFGYELKATGYNKHASIYAGMNGKRNIILTMVIAGAMSGLGGAFAILAPSTIAGSSMTYEPVSVIAANGFNGIAVALLGSSNPIGIIFSALFISYIQRGGTLASLCGYKPEIIDVVIAVTIYFSAFAMIMNATVAKVFKKRRDNKRKNTNLVGNSEADEAISGDRKGEA; the protein is encoded by the coding sequence ATGCAGAATAATACTGTTTCTTCCTCAAAAGCGTTTAATTTAAAGAAATTGACAAACAGCAAAGGCTTTTCAGCATTTACAGCTGCATTACTTGCTATTTTGATGGGACTTATTTTTGGATTTATTATTATGCTAATAGCAAGTCCAGCTAACTCAATTGCGGGCTTTCAGACGGTTCTATTTGGAGGGCTCAATAGAATTGGAGATGTGTTCTATTTTGCAACACCTATTTTAATGACTGGTCTTTCTGTAGGATTTGCATTCAAAATGGGATTGTTTAATATAGGGGCATCAGGCCAATATACAATGGGTATGTTTTTTGCATTATATGTTGGTTTTATGTGGGACTTGCCTGATAGTATACATTGGGTTGTTTGTATAATAGCAGGAATGGTTGGCGGTTTGATATGGGGCTTTATACCAGGTATACTAAAAGCGTTATTAAATGTAAATGAGGTTATTACTTCAATTATGTTTAACTATATAGGAATGTATCTGGTGGACATGCTTGTACAGAGTAATTCTACAATGTATATATCATCAAAGACCAGAACAGCATATCTTCCTCAGTCAGCACAGATTCCTACTTTGGGAATTAAAAATTCTGGTGTAAATGTAGCAATTTTTATTGGAATTGCTTTTGCAATTATCCTATATATAGTTTTAAATAAAACAATATTTGGTTATGAATTAAAAGCTACAGGCTATAACAAGCATGCAAGCATTTATGCAGGAATGAATGGAAAGCGAAATATAATACTTACAATGGTAATTGCAGGGGCTATGTCAGGACTTGGAGGAGCATTTGCTATATTGGCGCCATCCACAATTGCTGGCAGCAGCATGACTTATGAGCCAGTTAGTGTAATTGCCGCAAATGGTTTTAATGGTATTGCAGTTGCTTTGCTTGGAAGCTCTAACCCTATAGGAATTATTTTTTCTGCACTGTTTATCTCCTACATACAGCGTGGAGGAACACTTGCAAGTTTGTGCGGCTATAAGCCTGAAATAATTGATGTTGTAATTGCGGTAACTATTTATTTTTCAGCATTTGCAATGATTATGAATGCAACAGTAGCTAAAGTATTTAAAAAGCGTCGTGATAATAAACGTAAGAATACAAACTTAGTTGGCAATTCTGAAGCAGATGAGGCCATAAGTGGTGATAGAAAGGGAGAGGCGTAA